Proteins from a single region of Cryptococcus neoformans var. grubii H99 chromosome 5, complete sequence:
- a CDS encoding dual specificity phosphatase 12: MPQHDTVPSRPPSDAAKSDNLAIQDLSREVTSTGNIRLAAKRLAQSAQAEKVRNLKERASTRAQVAQPYARWADDPEEAEYLQSNVHAQAAAHVEDQVLVSDEEEEEEEKEAMGHMQEVVDGLWVGDLVAANDDDELEKNGIKNILSALRPSLKFSDKYAVYPLEIDDSADTDLLSHLPSCVAWIKEILDLRQKAAEPSSQKNGTENGESLKRSPDIDTVAQPGKPGGVLVHCQAGMSRSASIVAAYLMSQYDLDPMEAMTMIREKRPVVEPSATFWHQLGLFYTTDGKVSLKDRSTRQYYMERTTTQFINGDGTAPSMEKMAKYPASPSPSNPPTPKDHARRKIRCKMCRRHLAVREHMMDHILDQAPPVPASRPRTPSGASISSQRASFSSNAGMRFTDVVGEGAGFLTERERRGSQVSDVINPLTGLPGALSRRSSAGAGSNGAVSPTATQTLYERDTVTSPLSISHNHHNNNNNNNTTHPASRRGPILRNHSEPAGTVPPPPVPLPAAHSTTSVPAPQAPTTQRALQSADQLNMRLPPQLLALRMAGMGGAAANAGASANASNPPVSPGTNTPSPVIEKERRDQSSSSINTNGGAGAAARRFSSLAMTPKDEKEETKLYERRASGGEGMYGPPPILVNNKCSGYFVEPLTWMEPVLSKGQIAGKLVCPNEKCGVKIGNFDWAGVQCGCKEWVTPGFCIHRSKVDEVF, encoded by the exons ATGCCCCAGCACGATACCGTCCCCTCCAGGCCACCTTCAGATGCAGCCAAGTCAGACAACCTCGCCATACAAGACCTCTCACGCGAGGTCACCTCCACAGGCAACATCCGCCTGGCGGCAAAACGTCTCGCCCAATCCGCCCAAGCAGAAAAAGTGAGAAATCTGAAAGAACGCGCGAGCACACGGGCTCAAGTCGCACAGCCATATGCCAGATGGGCAGATGAtccagaagaagctgaatATCTTCAGTCCAACGTCCATGCCCAGGCAGCAGCGCATGTAGAAGACCAGGTCCTTGTGagcgatgaggaggaggaagaagaagagaaagaggccATGGGTCACATGCAGGAAGTCGTGGATGGTCTTTGGGTTGGCGATTTGGTCGCTGcgaatgatgatgacgagctTGAAAAAAATGGCATT AAAAATATCCTGTCTGCACTCAGACCGTCTCTGAAATTCTCAGACAAGTACGCGGTCTACCCATTAGAGATTGACGACTCTGCGGATACCGATTTACTCTCCCACTTGCCTAGCTGTGTGGCATGGATCAAGGAAATTTTAGATTTACGTCAAAAGGCAGCAGAGCCTTCATCACAGAAGAATGGTACCGAAAACGGCGAATCGCTGAAAAGGTCGCCAGACATTGATACCGTAGCCCAGCCGGGCAAGCCGGGAGGTGTTCTGGTCCATTGCCAAGCTGGCATGTCCAGATCAGCCAGTATCGTGGCGGCGTATCTGATGAGCCAGTATGATCTCGACCCCATGGAGGCAATGACGATGATCAGGGAGAAGAGACCCGTAGTAGAGCCATCTGCGACTTTCTGGCATCAGCTGGGATTGTTCTACACTACAGATGGCAAGGTATCATTAAAAGATCGATCCACTAGACAGTACTATATGGAGCGAACCACTACGCAGTTCATCA ACGGTGATGGAACAGCGCCCTCTATGGAAAAGATGGCCAAGTACCCTGCATCACCTTCCCCGTCCAATCCTCCTACGCCCAAGGACCATGCCCGTCGCAAGATCCGATGCAAAATGTGCCGACGCCATCTGGCTGTGCGAGAGCATATGATGGACCACATTCTCGATCAAGCGCCTCCTGTACCCGCCTCCCGGCCCCGTACACCTTCAGGCGCATCCATATCAAGCCAAAGAGCAAGTTTTAGCAGTAACGCTGGGATGAGATTTACTGATGTCGTGGGAGAAGGCGCGGGTTTTTTGACAGAAAGGGAGCGGAGGGGTAGCCAGGTCAGCGATGTGATCAACCCCTTGACTGGCTTGCCTGGTGCATTGTCAAGAAGATCCAGTGCAGGCGCCGGGTCCAACGGTGCTGTCAGCCCTACAGCAACCCAGACGCTTTACGAACGAGACACTGTGACGTCGCCCTTGTCCATCTCCCACAATCAtcacaacaacaacaacaataaCAACACTACCCATCCGGCCTCGCGACGAGGACCCATTCTCCGTAATCATTCCGAGCCAGCTGGAACTGTACCACCACCCCCCGTTCCCTTACCTGCTGCTCATAGCACTACTTCTGTACCAGCTCCTCAAGCTCCCACGACCCAGCGTGCTTTACAGTCTGCGGACCAGCTTAACATGAGGTTACCGCCGCAGCTTTTAGCCCTTCGGATGGCGGGTATGGGTGGTGCCGCTGCCAATGCCGGTGCCAGCGCGAATGCTTCTAACCCTCCAGTCTCCCCGGGAACAAATACACCTTCCCCAGTCATTGAAAAAGAACGCAGAGACcaatcttcatcttctatcAATACCAATGGCGGGGCAGGCGCTGCAGCAAGACGATTCAGTTCACTTGCAATGACTCccaaggatgagaaggaagaaacgAAATTGTACGAGAGAAGGGCGAGTGGTGGGGAAGGAATGTATGGCCCACCACCTATACttgtcaacaacaaatgCTCAGGTTACTTTGTTGAACCT CTGACGTGGATGGAGCCCGTTCTCTCAAAGGGACAGATCGCGGGAAAGCTGGTCTGTCCGAATGAGAAATGCGGTGTCAAGATTGGTAATTTTGATTGGGCCGGCGTGCAATGTGGATGCAAGGAATGGGTGACACCT GGATTTTGTATCCACCGAAGCAAGGTGGATGAGGTTTTCTAA
- a CDS encoding pre-mRNA-splicing factor 38A: MSATKRGATAVHGSNPQYLIEKVIRARIYDSLYWKEHCFALTAESIIDKAIDLRAIGGVTDRQTPTPFICLVLKLLQLQPEKEILIEYLLAEEFKYLRALAAFYVRLTFRSLEVYEILEPLMKDYRKLRVVHAGGYSLTHFDEFIDELLTQERVCDIILPRLTQRSVLEETEGLPPRKSLLEDQESEQEGSRSPSPPRYTSRSPSRTPPSSPGSRGRSRSRSSASSGNRYVSRSPSPSGSELGGEEGDTRDRYISRSPSMSPDRVLEVAEDDVLEGDV, from the exons ATGAGCGCAACCAAGCGAGGAGCCACAGCCGTTCACGGCAGCAACCCTCAG TACCTCATTGAAAAGGTCATCCGAGCCCGTATATACGACTCTCTGTATTGGAAAGAACACTGTTTTGCCCTTACTG CCGAATCAATAATAGATAAAGCCATAGATCTTCGTGCTATTGGAGGTGTGACAGATCGCCAAACTCCCACGCCTTTCATTTGTCTGGTTCTCAAGCTTTTGCAACTTCAACCCGAAAAGGAAATCCTGATAGAGTATCTGTTGGCTGAGGAGTTCAA GTATTTGAGGGCACTTGCAGCCTTCTACGTGCGGTTAACATTCAGATCATTGGAGGTCTATGAGATTCTCGAGCCATTGATGAAGGATTACCGGAAGTTGCGGGTCGTTCATGCCG GTGGTTACTCTTTGACCCACTTTGATGAATTCATAGACGAACTGTTGACCCAGGAACGTGTCTGTGATATCATTCTTCCCCGATTAACCCAGAGGAGCGTGCTGGAGGAAACAGAAGGATTACCGCCCAGGAAGAGTCTCCTC GAGGATCAAGAGTCTGAACAAGAAGGCTCCCGGTCTCCGTCTCCCCCTCGATACACTTCCCGCTCACCCTCGCGCACACCCCCATCGTCCCCTGGTTCTCGTGGACGTTCTCGCTCCCGGTCTTCAGCCTCGTCAGGCAACCGTTATGTTTCGCGTTCGCCTTCTCCGAGTGGTAGCGAAttgggtggagaagagggggatACAAGGGACAGATATATATCAAGAAGCCCAAGCATGTCCCCTGATAGGGTTTTGGAGGTtgccgaagatgatgtgCTGGAGGGTGATGTCTAA
- a CDS encoding nuclear pore complex protein Nup62 — translation MAAPNPFAGFGSKPQPSASGNSLFGNTSSQPSSGGGLFGSSSTTNNSTAAPAASGGGLFGGGTQTSGGLFGNNTATSTNSNNNPATAAANSSTPAAPSGGSLFGGFGTNNTATGSTTPASKPAFGGFGQSTTPAAAPPASTGASLFGGAATGTSTGGGLFGAKPAEGTGASGAASTTGGFAGFGAKPAGTTSAPTAGGLFGSKPAESASAASASPAPSSGGGLFSFGAKPATTTTPAAPSLFGSAPAKDASSSTPASGTPPTTSGGGLFGGGGLFGAKPAPPATEAPKADTASAAPAAPAGGLFGGVGASKPAEAPKPAAGGFSFGNLGSKPATPSTTEAPKTGGFSFGASAPSTDKKDEKPAEAPKTGGFSFGAPATTASNEEKKTDKPAEAPKTGGFSFGNIGTSATTASGDDKGKAPEAPKAGGFSFGGLGAKADGDKDKTPAAPAPAPAAGGLFGAKPGDAGQSATTTAAPPASGGLFGAKPSTTASASITTPAVPTAPTASAPANVEKPSEPAPNLLRGKALDDIVEGWNKDLEEQVREFERQAGEVREWDKILVRNGNQITALRRQVLEAQQTQAAVDEPLNYFEAQQNQLESMLDVYEKEIAKMSNDSTRPLAAKMPADREREKAYTLAEDLNKQLDDLSRNLSQMIEQVNKISTSQSSLDASTSSLTNRPGTPSASAADAASQMPDDPVSQLSAILGAHLRALSSIDSSAGKLSTKVGELETKMGSSGSARGWGLPRR, via the exons ATGG CCGCTCCAAACCCCTTTGCAGGCTTCGGCTCAAAAC CCCAACCCTCCGCTTCCGGTAACTCACTATTTGGAAACACTTCGTCTCAACCCTCTTCCGGTGGCGGCCTATTCGGCTCGTCATCTACCACAAACAACTCCACTGCTGCCCCTGCCGCCTCCGGGGGCGGCTTATTTGGCGGCGGGACACAAACTTCTGGCGGTTTGTTTGGAAACAACACCGCCACCAGCACAAACAGTAACAATAACCCAGCAACGGCAGCTGCAAACAGCTCGACTCCTGCAGCACCCTCTGGAGGTAGTCTATTTGGAGGGTTTGGAACGAACAATACGGCTACTGGGTCCACGACTCCAGCTTCTAAACCTGCCTTTGGTGGCTTTGGTCAATCCACTACACCAGCCGCAGCTCCTCCTGCTAGTACAGGGGCAAGCTTATTTGGAGGCGCTGCTACCGGCACAAGCACAGGTGGTGGCTTGTTCGGTGCTAAACCTGCAGAAGGCACTGGAGCATCTGGCGCAGCGTCAACAACGGGAGGATTTGCAGGGTTTGGTGCAAAACCTGCCGGCACCACGTCTGCGCCTACAGCAGGTGGACTTTTTGGTTCAAAACCTGCAGAATCTGCTTCTGCcgcttctgcttctcctgCGCCCTCATCCGGTGGTGGCCTCTTTTCATTCGGTGCTAAACCCGCCACCACTACAACGCCTGCTGCCCCTTCGCTTTTCGGCTCTGCTCCTGCCAAGGatgcttcttcatcaactccCGCATCTGGCACACCACCTACTACATCTGGAGGTGGACTTTTTGGCGGCGGGGGTCTTTTTGGTGCCAAGCCCGCTCCTCCTGCTACAGAGGCTCCTAAAGCTGACACCGCTAGCGCTGCCCCGGCCGCTCCAGCCGGTGGTCTGTTTGGGGGAGTAGGTGCCTCGAAACCCGCTGAAGCACCTAAACCCGCTGCTGGAGGGTTCTCGTTCGGTAACCTGGGATCCAAACCTGCTACTCCTTCTACCACTGAAGCTCCAAAAACAGGAGGTTTCAGCTTTGGAGCTTCTGCCCCAAGCACTGataagaaggatgagaagccGGCTGAAGCGCCCAAGACGGGAGGGTTCAGTTTTGGCGCCCCCGCTACTACTGCTTCCaacgaagaaaagaagactGATAAGCCTGCAGAGGCTCCCAAAACAGGTGGATTCAGCTTTGGTAACATTGGTACATCCGCAACAACCGCCTCCGGAGATGATAAAGGCAAGGCGCCTGAGGCTCCTAAGGCTGGCGGATTCAGTTTTGGTGGGCTTGGTGCAAAGGCAGATGGTGACAAGGATAAGACTCCGGCTGCGCCTGCGCCTGcgcctgctgctggtggttTGTTTGGAGCCAAGCCCGGTGATGCTGGTCAAAgcgccaccaccaccgccgcccCTCCGGCTAGCGGTGGTCTCTTTGGTGCTAAGCCCAGCACTACCGCATCGGCTTCTATCACTACACCTGCTGTACCAACTGCTCCCACTGCTTCCGCCCCAGCCAATGTGGAGAAGCCCAGCGAACCCGCTCCCAACCTTCTTCGCGGCAAAGCTTTGGATGATATAGTGGAAGGATGGAATAAGGATTTAGAAGAACAAGTGAGGGAGTTTGAGAGGCAGGCAGGAGAGGTGAGGGAATGGGATAAGATTTTGGTCAGGAATGGTAACCAG ATTACAGCCCTTAGAAGACAAGTGTTGGAGGCTCAGCAGACCCAAGCTGCTGTCGATGAACCGTTGAACTACTTTGAGGCTCAGCAAAATCAATTGGAGAGTATGTTGGATGTGtatgagaaggagattgcAAAAATGTCAAACGACAGCACCAGGCCGTTGGCGGCGAAGATGCCGGCTGATCGAGAACGGGAGAAGGC TTACACACTTGCCGAGGATCTTAATAAACAGCTTGATGATCTGTCTCGTAACCTGTCACAGATGATTGAACAAGTAAACAAAATTTCGACCTCCCAATCATCCCTCGACGCAAGCACGTCCTCTCTTACGAACCGTCCCGGGACACCCTCGGCGTCTGCTGCTGATGCAGCTTCACAAATGCCAGATGACCCAGTTAGCCAGCTTTCTGCTATTCTTGGCGCCCACTTGAGGGCATTGAGCTCAATCGACTCCAGTGCGGGCAAACTATCTACCAAGGTTGGAGAATTGGAAACCAAGATGGGCAGTAGCGGGTCTGCCCGGGGATGGGGATTACCCAGGAGATGA
- a CDS encoding small nuclear ribonucleoprotein F, whose amino-acid sequence MSAIAPVNPKPFLQDLTGKVVYVRLKWGLEYRGYLVSTDGYMNLQLANTEEIENGKSNGALGEVLIRCNNVLYIREAKDRAGGMDQD is encoded by the exons ATGTCTGCCATCGCA CCCGTTAACCCAAagcccttcctccaagaTCTCACAGGCAAGGTCGTCTATGTCCGATTAAAGTGGGGTCTCGAGTACAGGGGCTATCTCGTATCCACAGATGGCTACATGAACTTGCAA CTTGCTAACACTGAAGAAATTGAGAACGGCAAGTCAAATGGTGCTTTGGGAGAAGTCCTTATCCGTTGCAACAATGTTCTGTACATAAG AGAGGCCAAAGACAGGGCAGGCGGGATGGATCAAGATTAA
- a CDS encoding ran GTPase-activating protein 1 — protein MSKAFSILGKNIKANTKAELEPYISQLEEMEDVEEVHFGGNSLGVEACEAIASVLKKKTNLKVVDLADIFTGRLISEIPQALSALCDALSDHTSLVELDLSDNAFGGRCADALVPFLQSNTHFQIFKLNNNGLGPWGGSVVAKALLNNGAKCEKEGKESSLRVIVCGRNRLEDGSAPDWAAAFGKHRNLKEVKMPQNGIRMEGIQALAEGLSNCKELEHLDLQDNTATKTGTRAIVKHLDSWPNLKHLNLSDCLLGSAGGIALTTSLSLGSNPKLESLKLQYGEMDKRAVELLSVAISQHLKELTVLELNGNRFSEDDECVEELKKALELWGHEEALDELDDMEEPESEEEESEEEEEREEEEEETGEPDDGVDKGASGEDKLPPVSDKQTDELADMLAGVHVGKQ, from the exons ATGTCCAAAGcattctccatcctcgGTAAAAATATTAAGGCCAACACTAAGGCTGAGTTGGAGCCCTACATCTCCCAGttggaagaaatggaagatgttgaagaggtcCATTTCGGTGGCAATTCCTTGGGTGTTGAAGCCTGTGAGGCCATTGCCAGTGTgctcaagaagaaaaccAATTTGAAG GTTGTCGACTTGGCAGATATCTTTACCGGCCGACTCATCTCTGAAATTCCTCAGGCCCTCTCCGCTTTGTGCGACGCGCTCTCTGACCACACCTCTTTGGTCGAGCTCGATCTCTCTGACAATGCCTTTGGCGGTCGATGCGCGGACGCCCTCGTACCTTTCCTGCAGTCCAACACCCATTTCCAaatcttcaagctcaacaacaacggTCTCGGACCGTGGGGAGGCTCTGTCGTCGCAAAGGCTTTGCTTAATAACGGCGCCAAAtgtgagaaggaagggaaggagtCTAGTTTGAGGGTTATTGTCTGTGGCCGAAACCGATTGGAGGACGGTAGCGCACCTGACTGGGCTGCGGCGTTTGGGAAACACCGAAATTTGAAAGAAGTCAAGATGCCCCAAAATGGTATCAGGATGGAGGGTATCCAGGCTCTTGCCGAGGGGTTGTCTAACTGCAAGGAGTTGGAGCACCTCGACTTGCAAGACAACACAGCTACCAAGACCGGAACCCGTGCGATTGTCAAGCACCTCGACTCATGGCCCAATCTTAAGCATCTCAACTTGTCAGACTGCTTGCTCGGTTCAGCCGGAGGTATTGCTCTCACTACCAGTTTGAGCCTTGGGTCTAATCCTAAGCTTGAATCCCTTAAGTTACAATATGGCGAGATGGACAAGCGTGCTGTCGAGCTGTTGAGTGTAGCTATCTCCCAGCATCTCAAAGAGTTGACGGTGCTCGAATTGAATGGAAACAGGTTTTCTGAGGATGACGAATGCGTAGAGGAGTTGAAAAAAGCATTGGAGCTCTGGGGTCATGAAGAAGCTCTCGATGAGC TGGATGACATGGAAGAGCCAGAGtccgaagaggaagagagcgaagaagaggaagagcgggaggaggaagaggaggagaccGGCGAGCCTGACGATGGTGTTGACAAGGGCGCTTCCGGAGAGGATAAGCTTCCTCCTGTCTCCGACAAGCAGACTGACGA GCTTGCGGACATGCTCGCTGGTGTTCACGTTGGGAAACAATAA
- a CDS encoding tyrosyl-DNA phosphodiesterase 1, whose amino-acid sequence MGSDEQPSWTPLSRSNQQSVDHDDEDDEQLRIAIALSQTEARETKRARREETPDDEKQMLEEAIAASLAEAGSSTNPETIISQQPVGSPATPIVAPAEEAPSSLRVGSQTYDRAQMNRERLQRQAAREKIEAERSRRDGIATFEQTSSQLPQARKAASAQWPPPTGAHPFQRTAPFPRDAAGEYYLEGELRHTGNMWASEDPTGNIRSPTFSLTHVVGNHSQISLIITSAYCIDDSWINEAGILPDPVDVPIVMIRPYPKDLRHRLNGKVVSQLNGEVWCYPDMKDNWGTMHMKFFWIFYKTGRLRVCISTANLVPYDWSMMENSVFVQDFPRLDTPIQGLSADTPTHDLAVQFRTLFKHIGVDSALTLLSKNHPQGNQIPFSGQNDFADLRHWDWGKVRFRTVISISEKLSGASDVSRFGIGRLGHVLDTEGWLPDEEEKAVIEYQGSSLGQYSLNWLHNFYSFCTGKKISSLVTNSKPSSWPPIKIIFPSLGTVDNSVGGRDGGGTIFAGKGWNANTKDLFYDSNSKRGGILMHAKMMIAIFHPKTRTPSSQTPSSASLGKRKALELDEVENRIGGWVYVGSHNFSPAAWGTLDTKKSPVTLSIKNYELGIVFPLYGQQSNAAADKVAPYKRPPKKYSVGDEPWDQKKHGFGL is encoded by the exons ATGGGCAGCGATGAACAGCCCTCTTGGACCCCTCTGTCACG GAGTAATCAACAGTCTGTCGACCAtgacgacgaagatgatgaacaGCTCAGGATCGCTATAGCTCTATCGCAGACAGAAGCGAGAGAAACAAAGAgagcaaggagagaagaaacgCCAGATGACGAGAAACAAATGCTTGAAGA AGCTATCGCGGCATCACTGGCTGAAGCTGGATCTTCGACCAATCCGGAGACTATAATAAGCCAGCAACCGGTTGGATCTCCTGCTACTCCGATCGTGGCCCCTGCGGAAGAggctccttcatctctcagAGTCGGAAGTCAAACCTACGATCGGGCTCAGATGAATAGGGAGCGTTTGCAGAGACAAGCTGCACGTGAGAAGATCGAAGCCGAACGGTCACGCAGAGACGGTATAGCTACATTCGAACAGACTTCCTCTCAACTCCCACAAGCTAGAAAAGCTGCTTCAGCACAATGGCCTCCACCTACCGGTgctcatcctttccaaagGACTGCTCCATTTCCCAGAGATGCAGCTGGGGAGTATTATCTAGAAGGGGAGTTAAGACATACCGGAAACATGTGGGCAAGCGAGGACCCTACCGGGAACATTCGTTCCCCAACATTTTCTCTCACTCATGTTGTAGGTAAT CATTCTCAAATTTCGCTCATCATCACATCAGCATACTGCATTGATGATTCATGGATAAACGAGGCAGGGATCCTTCCAGATCCCGTAGATGTTCCTATTGTAATGATACGCCCCTATCCCAAGGATCTTCGCCATCGTTTGAATGGAAAAGTTGTAAGCCAGTTAAACGGTGAAGTCTGGTGTTATCCCGATATGAAAGATAATTGGGG CACCATGCACATGAAATTCTTTTGG ATCTTTTACAAGACTGGTAGACTTCGTGTATGTATCTCAACGGCCAATCTAGTTCCATACGACTGGTCCATGATGGAAAAC TCCGTCTTTGTCCAAGACTTTCCTCGTCTTGATACCCCTATACAAGGGTTATCTGCCGACACTCCCACCCATGACCTAGCTGTGCAGTTCCGTACACTTTTCAAACACATTGGTGTCGATTCCGCTCTGACGCTCCTATCAAAGAACCATCCCCAGGGGAACCAAATTCCGTTTTCTGGACAAAATGATTTTGCGGACTTACGGCATTGGGATTGGGGGAAAGTCAGATTCAGAACAGTCATCAGTATATCCGAGAAGCTCTCGGGGGCTAGTGATGTGAGCCGATTCGGGATTGGCCGGTTGGGCCACGTCCTGGATACCGAGGGATGGCTGcctgatgaagaagagaaagctGTTATTGAGTATCAG GGGTCTTCATTGGGCCAGTACAGCCTCAATTGGCTCCATAATTTTTATTCTTTTTGCACTGGCAAAAAGATCTCCTCCCTCGTGACTAATTCTAAACCATCTTCCTGGCCCCCGATCAAAATTATATTTCCCTCACTCGGTACCGTTGACAATTCAGTTGGAGGGAGAGACGGAGGAGGTACAATTTTTGCAGGCAAGGGTTGGAATGCCAATACAAAGGACTTGTTTTACGATTCCAACTCGAAAAGGGGAGGTATCCTCATGCATGCCAAG atgatgatagCTATATTCCATCCTAAAACACGAACGCCTTCATCGCAGACTCCGTCTTCAGCCTCTCTCGGCAAGCGGAAAGCCTTGGAACTGGACGAAGTAGAAAACCGGATAGGAGGGTGGGTGTATGTTGGCAGCCACAACTTTTCACCAGCTGCTTGG GGTACACTGGACACCAAAAAAAGTCCTGTAACACTCAGTATAAAAAACTATGAGTTGGGCATCGTCTTCCCCTTGT ACGGGCAACAATCCAATGCTGCCGCTGACAAGGTGGCCCCGTATAAACGGCCACCGAAAAAGTATTCGGTTGGAGATGAACCGTGG GACCAAAAGAAACACGGATTTGGCCTCTGA